A stretch of Anaeromyxobacter dehalogenans 2CP-1 DNA encodes these proteins:
- a CDS encoding HD domain-containing protein, with product MNVPLTQRFISAVAKAHELHASQERPGSGAPYLTHLLGAAANVLHFGGDEDQAIAALLHGVAADGDARATLETIREAFGARVADLVAGCRDAFDSAEPAWRARKEAYLARLATTPRDVLLVAAADKLDDARAIVTDLRTRGSQAWSHLPGGRSGSLWYYTALAATLARAGVGSIAVALEATLDEMANAAVDCEVDDRVALAEQFGCLALSAVQA from the coding sequence GTGAACGTCCCCCTCACGCAGCGCTTCATCTCCGCCGTGGCGAAGGCGCACGAGCTTCACGCGAGCCAGGAGCGGCCCGGCTCGGGCGCGCCGTACCTCACGCACCTGCTGGGCGCGGCGGCGAACGTGCTGCACTTCGGGGGCGACGAGGACCAGGCCATCGCCGCGCTGCTGCACGGCGTGGCCGCCGACGGCGACGCGCGGGCGACGCTCGAGACGATCCGCGAGGCGTTCGGCGCCCGCGTGGCGGACCTGGTGGCGGGCTGCCGCGACGCGTTCGACAGCGCCGAGCCGGCCTGGCGCGCGCGCAAGGAGGCCTACCTCGCGCGCCTCGCCACCACGCCGCGCGACGTGCTGCTGGTGGCGGCGGCCGACAAGCTCGACGACGCGCGCGCCATCGTCACCGACCTGCGCACGCGCGGTTCGCAGGCCTGGTCGCACCTGCCCGGCGGCCGCAGCGGCTCGCTCTGGTACTACACCGCGCTCGCGGCCACCCTGGCGCGCGCCGGCGTCGGCAGCATCGCGGTCGCGCTCGAGGCCACGCTCGACGAGATGGCGAACGCGGCGGTCGACTGCGAGGTGGACGACCGCGTCGCGCTCGCCGAGCAGTTCGGCTGCCTGGCGCTGTCGGCCGTGCAGGCCTGA
- a CDS encoding SEC-C metal-binding domain-containing protein, with amino-acid sequence MTELEALLAELERCAGPDDPRAVQVLSRMLDRLLRAPIADCALCAWQDLARIAGAIRASGGTVTAEQQAGIDAAFEEGAKLLVPFDPSAVPSPASLPARVARALRPGRNDPCRCGSGRKYKRCHLAEDERAAH; translated from the coding sequence ATGACCGAACTGGAAGCCCTCCTCGCCGAGCTCGAACGCTGCGCCGGCCCCGACGACCCGCGCGCCGTCCAGGTCCTGTCGCGCATGCTCGACCGGCTCCTGCGCGCTCCGATCGCCGACTGCGCGCTCTGCGCGTGGCAGGACCTCGCCAGGATCGCGGGCGCGATCCGCGCCTCGGGTGGGACCGTCACCGCCGAGCAGCAGGCGGGGATCGACGCGGCCTTCGAGGAGGGCGCGAAGCTGCTCGTCCCGTTCGATCCCTCCGCCGTCCCCTCTCCCGCCTCGCTGCCAGCGCGGGTCGCCCGCGCCCTGCGGCCCGGCCGCAACGACCCCTGCCGGTGCGGCAGCGGCCGGAAGTACAAGCGATGCCACCTCGCCGAGGACGAGCGGGCGGCGCACTGA